A genomic region of Bactrocera dorsalis isolate Fly_Bdor chromosome 3, ASM2337382v1, whole genome shotgun sequence contains the following coding sequences:
- the LOC125777525 gene encoding uncharacterized protein LOC125777525 — MKRAAGSALSESILHDLWVNRLPPYAQAAIIATNVPIVDKLKIADSIVETMQMREVRIHEVSASNHTTDNDLRTEIAELKQRFDRVTSSEKTHARSRSKTPVRPHNINSGEMCWYHAKFGPNAKKCRQSCKFAQSTSSNGKQ; from the coding sequence ATGAAGCGCGCTGCTGGTTCCGCTCTAAGCGAAAGCATTTTGCATGATTTGTGGGTTAATCGCTTGCCCCCATATGCGCAAGCAGCAATTATAGCAACCAACGTACCTATTGTCGACAAATTAAAAATCGCCGACTCAATAGTGGAGACGATGCAAATGCGTGAAGTTCGTATCCACGAGGTATCCGCATCGAATCATACCACAGACAACGACCTGAGGACTGAAATAGCAGAACTGAAACAGCGTTTTGATAGAGTTACGAGCAGCGAGAAAACACATGCGCGTTCCAGATCGAAAACACCAGTGCGCCCTCATAACATCAATTCAGGCGAAATGTGCTGGTATCACGCCAAGTTTGGACCAAACGCTAAGAAGTGTCGCCAATCTTGTAAGTTCGCTCAATCTACATCGTCAAATGGCAAACAATAG